GCAGCACGACGATTGCAATCTCTCTTTCCCTTCCCTCGCGGTCCAGTGCTGCGTCCATTGTCGCCCACAGGCCCATCGCATCCGCAAGATCTCGGGTTctcaaacaagaaattaagCCAAACCGTGAGAGAATTAGCTAAAGACTTCAGAGATTGTTCCTTCTTCACCTGAGCCTTGCGAGAGGACTGCGATTGCTCAAGCTCAAACGCCTTGAGTTTACGGGAGGCCTTGGACCGAGCAGCGGACGAAGAAGGCGCCAAAGAAGGGCGCGGACGGCGAATTGACGAAGAAGCGAGAGGAGTTCTCTTAGAAGCAGTAAAGAAATGTTGGCATGGAGATTGAAGATTGGAAATGCGGGATTGGCGCTTGGGGGTTTTGAAGTTTGAGATGTctttgaaaatggaagagggaGGAGGTTTAAAAGGTGAAGGAGAGGGACAAGGTAGTTCTTCTCCTTCCATGGCTGCTTGACTTGATTCTCTGCAACTCCGGTTTGAACTTGAAGATTTCTTGGTCTTTCAGGGAGGAATTGCTTGAGAAGGAGAACGCAGTTGAAGTTGAAGCTCCTCCACACTGTTCGTctgtttgaatttcaaaatgcGAGGGAGAAACAGAGAAAGTCTTNtttttttttttttttttttttttttttctttttatacttttttttaatttatatttatttaacacTTTTTTGAAGAGTAGTTAAAGAGTGAGCTTTTctaatgcaaataataaacaacaaattgtaatttttaatattttgttaatttatttattttataaatatcaatctctatttttaatctttaaaattgtgttggaaatttattatattttagtatttcttttaattaaaaaaatttacgtACCCGTTTCAAAGGAGTATAAGTCTAATAGAATGATGTAACATGAAGAGACCGCTACACCACGATATGTTTTTTAAGTTCCATACAAAATTCTGAAGTATTTATACTCTTGATATTGCATGAGacgaaaattttcttatactGTAGAAATTTTCTACGGAAATTCTCATTCCAAGCtctgaaaaaataaatgaaaattttcgtaAGGAGGATGATTCAAATATGAGGCGGAGACATTCCCCGTCTCCGACCCGCCTCAGCCATCTGtttggatttttaaaatttttgttgttatttagGACTTCTATGACACTGTGAATCGTGTTCGAGTTGAAATTCAGAAGTCCGCAAATAAATCTACTTCATCACTTCTTTACAAATACTGAACAAAATCACAAACAAGAACATCAAcaagcaaaaataaattacaagcaGATCACTGATTCCTCGACACTTTGATACAGATCAAAACACAATACTTCACCTTACAGAAATCTAATTTTGCACATTTAGATCAAATAGAATAAGTtgttcaaatcaaacaacaccGGGGGAAGAGCTACATAATATCTCTCAGCCAGCAGCAAACAGCTCGGTCTTTCTTTGACCTCACATGCTACAGCAGAATGCCACATTAGACCCACCTCTTCATACATTAGACCCAAGGAGGGGCGGAAGTGTTCAGAGTGGAACATGCATATTAACTAGCGAATGGGGTGGTATTGAGCTGATATTCTCTTAGGAGGCAATTTGCGTAATATGTAAAGAACTAATGCTGAAGGCAGAATTTCGACCAACTGTAAGTTCAACAAAATGGTTTATATCAGCCTAGAGTAAGCGGATTATACCGAAAACAGAAATACGAAGCACGAACAAGCATAGTAAAGCGAAGTACCGAGTAGTAGATGAAATTCAGAAGGGGGTGTTCTAAAACGTCAAGTGATGCATTTGCATCAAAAGCGGATAAAGCAACCTGCACTCAAcagttaaaaaaacaaaaaacaacttgTGAATTCCATGCATTGTcagaaaagttttgtttcttcaaCCACAGAATTCAATCCATTTATAACACCCTATGCTTAATAAGCGTTCCCAAAAGAAGATGGGTTTTCATTACTAGAAGGAGGATATGGAACCATACCACAAAGCATCGAATGAGGAAGCAGGTGAAGCATATGGCGGTTACAGATCCAACctgcaattattttttaaaaaataagcatGATTAAGTGGATCCTTAATATACATGAAAACCCACAAATTATGGTTTATAAGCCTGCAAATAACATCATGAATCCTGCTTTATGATTGAAGGAGTTTACTTTTTCTATTAACGTCATTTatgtcaaattttaatatacaaATCGCACAACCTGGGGAACAGCTTGGGATGTGGAGATCAtagatttttatatatatgatagatCTGAAGCTTAAAACGATCACATTTTCCAAAAAATCAGCTCAAGTTTaatgtataaataataaattgcaCACGTTGCAGAAACCAAGTAATCTTCTAAGCCTATTGCCCCCTTGTAACAAATTTCCACAGAAAAGTCAATGGAATTTGACCAGACAATTTGtttgtataaattataaacttcaCATTATCAGTTACCAGGAATATCACATACAGGTATGGAAGAAAGAGATCTTCATAAATAACTCAACTTTCTTCATATAATAGGAAGAAAATGGCGTTTGTGGTTACATCATGATAGAGGACTAATAAATTGGACACATACCTCATGaagtttcttccttctccCTTTAGATTCAATCGGAAAACGTCTAAGCATGAAAAATAATCTAAAGATTTTCATACAAGagaagagtaaaaaaaaaatcaaagattaTACAAAATCTCGATGCATTGAATAATATGTCCACCAGACATGAAGCAGATACTCACCTTCCACCATATATCAAGAAGCCTACTGCAGCTATGAACGACACCactgagaaaatgaaaaaaaggaagCAGTGGttagaaagggaaaaaaaatgattagtaCTGATAAAATTATCTTCTAGATCCAATCTACAAAAGCGGACCTCTTGTACACAGGAAATGAGGATACAAAGACTAACCTGCAATGAAAATTTTTCCAATGAATTCCACCAGGCTGTTGTCATCCACCCCGATGTAAATCCAAATGCAAACCTGTCCAAAAATTACTAGTTATTAACTTTGAGTTGAGTTCAACACATAACATGATTCAGCAAAATCCCTCCTCATGAATTTGAATACCAGGAATTCCTTCACCCTTCCAAATAATATTCGGAATTCAATCAAAGATTTTAAAGTATGAATTGGCTACTTTTTGAATTCCAAACAAGGGTAGCTAAGAGTAAGTGGTGTACCTGTATAAGATATATCACACTGTTGACTGAAATGTAAACTGTTCTTAGTTTATCTGTTGGCAGACTTCTTGCCTGTTCAACAAAACAATCAATGAAAAATCAGCAATCTTCATTGTGCCCCAAATGATGGCAATATCAACGACAGCTCAGCCACTAAAAAGGGAAGACAGCCTTGATTGCAAGCAAGAAAATAGATAGCAAAACAATACACAAAACTTGCCTGGTGGTATATCTCTGCCCAGAAGAGGACCAGGAGTGTGTACgttgagaaaaaaagaagaccaGGAAGTTCCAATAATAACAACAGTAGAACCTGAATCAGAATTAGTTGACATACTTCAGTAAAAAGGTTTAGTATTCATGGCacatttaaagattttaagaGGAGATAGACTATGAACAACTATCTGAAAGTtcgataaaaagaaaaaaaagagaaacgaAGATGCCATTTGGAAGTGTTGTTAAAAAAACtgttagttttgaaaattgttttctATTGTGTTGTTTACAAAATGGCTGTTAACTTGAGAATAACTCTCGAGTGTCTCAAGAACAACCGAAAGCACAGGCCATAAACGATAGGGAGTAGTTCAAAGTAACCTATAATAATTGCCAGAGTTCCAAAATTTGTAGAACATTTGTAAGAAAATCTTCCACAAAAGACACACCAATACGATTAAGTAATCTCTTATATAGgttttcatcatcttcaatATTCATGCAAGCTAATGCAATATTTGATCTCGTAAAACAGCTTTGCGACAAGTAGGCTAAATAACATTGGCAAATGTCTGTTCCCTTctgtgaaaaaaataagaactgAAAATTTGAGTCCATGCAAATCCCAAATAATATTTGAGATACAGATATTGCACAGGAAAATTAtcataaatgatatcaaaggTTCAGATACTGCTCAAGTAAACTTACTTTTGGTTGCAAAAGAAACACTTGCTTGTGGAGCCCAAACACAATTGCGCGTACTGAATCACGGAGTAAGAATTGAAACTATCAATCAAAGCCTTAAATGCCTCCATTGAGAATAAAGCGAACAATAATCTTTATATTACCTCCATTGACGATGAAGTTCATTAGATGGAAAACCTTCTGTGTTGTCCAACCATATTCAGGAACTCTCAGTTCAATCCTAATCAATTGAATCTGCACGCACGTACACAAGCTAAGTTCCGGATccccaaaatctaaacaaaaattCCTATTCTACAGCTCTATTTTTCTCTTGAAAGCTTAAAGAAGTTCTGAATTAATAATGGAAACACAACTTGGAGATTTGCATTCAAAACCCGGAAAGTTATGAATTAATAATGGAAACACGAATTGTACTTGCAGGAATATGAAATTCTCATTCTCCTAGAGTTCCATTAAATAAACCATAACCATAACCATTGGCGCCCGTCCGTTGGTACAAGGAGAAATTCTAGAAAACTGGAACGCACTCAAACCTACCAATCAgctaaaaagggaaaaaaacacacacacagtTCAAACCATAACAATAACGAGCTCTCGAACACAGCATATTTAGATAGATGAGGTACGGAAGCAGGAGAGAGATACCAAAGCAACGGCGGAGACTAGCGCGTATATAGCACAGAGAGAGTAGAAAATCCGATCCTGCCAAAAAGTAGATTCGTTGATGTCATTCCACCAGCTAGATGCCGTAACGCCCATCTCCATGGCCGTCGTCAAGTTCAGCTGCAGTCTCGCCATTTTTCCCCAATTAGTGAAGAAACTTTCTCACTAATCACTATCGCCCTTCCTCTCCACCGTAGATTCAGAGAACCGAAGTTCCGATAAATTGACACGGCCAAGCAAACGCCGGCGAGACAGCCACCACAACGCCGGCGAGGAGAGAGggcaaagaagaagagggattgttctttgattttggcTTTCGGCCCTTGGTCGGTCTCTCCAAAGTAATCAATTCA
This genomic interval from Cucurbita pepo subsp. pepo cultivar mu-cu-16 chromosome LG20, ASM280686v2, whole genome shotgun sequence contains the following:
- the LOC111782477 gene encoding tobamovirus multiplication protein 1, producing MARLQLNLTTAMEMGVTASSWWNDINESTFWQDRIFYSLCAIYALVSAVALIQLIRIELRVPEYGWTTQKVFHLMNFIVNGVRAIVFGLHKQVFLLQPKVLLLLLLELPGLLFFSTYTLLVLFWAEIYHQARSLPTDKLRTVYISVNSVIYLIQVCIWIYIGVDDNSLVEFIGKIFIAVVSFIAAVGFLIYGGRLFFMLRRFPIESKGRRKKLHEVGSVTAICFTCFLIRCFVVALSAFDANASLDVLEHPLLNFIYYSLVEILPSALVLYILRKLPPKRISAQYHPIR